The Bombus vancouverensis nearcticus unplaced genomic scaffold, iyBomVanc1_principal scaffold0069, whole genome shotgun sequence genome contains the following window.
ttctcggaatcgcctctccatttgctgaccaatgagctggcagttatgttaaaaaaggtgcaatggcattctgtcgcgactgccttcgctaacatcgttttccctgttttgtatatttcttgtaaacacgtacagaaatgaaaagaatgcgagtatctttcctgtaccaggtgggccgtacagcaaaatacctttccagggggaaaacgggccaTCAAAAAAGATAGGATACTTAAGGGCATACACAAcggcctccttaacagcggttttacattcttctaggcctataacgtcatcccaatgtacatttaatttgtttactatgatctcctgtgacgatacaaagataaaatggcgtcttctctatattaagtaattgttacgtaatttggtatttgaagcgttactgaaatcacgtcatcgtcgatatacgttgaacggtttatcgactggaattttatcgtttaaaagctttacgatacgtatattaatcgaaaataacttacgcatgagatgtcctcagcaatctttcgtaattccggattatctgaataaagcttttcaatgcatttcaatatcttcgattgcatggattgttccattgggacgttaaatagctcttctgatgaacgtccatcactctcattgggAAATATCGACGTCACTGTCATTccgagattaatatgattcgtattgtcatcagttatcttctgctgtagattcgtctctttcacaggctcacttctcgcttgtttactaacagatttggcttttgtctcaatacttctacaaacactggatcatattgtaatacgatacgttgaatacgatacgttgaatacgatacgttgaataccgtttaatatcgttaaataatttaaattcttacgttttgcttgcatttgtcacttccctcgtcatttcccttccagttattttcttacacaatatgggatatttttgaaatttcatcttgtaataattttcatactctgcaacgataatttccaaatcgatgttgtcgcagacccgatgttcgggagatagacgagcttcccggaataatacatcgctaatgtctatatacctaaagaaatgtagtttttaattaattatagtttttaaccgattaaaaatatttttcgcaatgactgaacactataagataaccatcaaacaactgttttatctctaggtaatacaggcaaaagaatgtatttactatataaa
Protein-coding sequences here:
- the LOC143304977 gene encoding uncharacterized protein LOC143304977, with amino-acid sequence MKFQKYPILCKKITGREMTREVTNASKTVCRSIETKAKSVSKQARSEPVKETNLQQKITDDNTNHINLGMTVTSIFPNESDGRSSEELFNVPMEQSMQSKILKCIEKLYSDNPELRKIAEDISCA